GTCCAGCGCCACAGCTATTATCCGTGCGGCTGTGGCAGTTTTCTATTTTGGTATACACCTGTATATCGGTGCCCAATGTGTGGACGTGGCCATCCGTGTCATATTCCCGGGCTGGTCTGACATTCCCTATGCCTTTGCAATCAGCTTTGTGGCCTATTGGCTGCTGACTGTGCTGGTGCTGACCCGCGGCGCCGGCATGCTGAAGAAGCTGGAATCCTTTACCGCGCCCTTCCTAATCATCTGGATGGTGGTTTTGCTGGTCTGGGGCCGTGTAAATGCTGGAAGCTGGGGTACTTTGATCTCCGAGCCCGCGACGATCAGCGGCGGCGAGCTGCGCAACCAGATGCTGGTCTGCATCACCGCCACCATTGGCTGGTGGGCTACCCTGGTGCTGAATATTACGGACTTCACCCGCTATTCCAAGAGCCAAAAAGCGCATATCATCGGCACAGCGGTTGGAAATCCCATTGGCTTTTCCGGCTTAGCCCTAGTGGGTGCGCTGGTGACATCCTGCTCCGTGGTCATTTTCGGTGAGGCCATTTGGGACCCCATCGTGCTGACTTCCAAAATCAACAACCCGTTGTTTGTCGTCGGCACGTTGCTGTTCCTGGGCGCTGCCGAGATTACCACCAACACTGCGGCCAACGCCTTTGCACCCTGCATGGATATTTCCACGGTTTCCGGCGGACGGCTGTCCTTCAAGCAGGCTGTGTGGATTTTCGGTGTTGCCGCCCTGCTGACGCAGCCTTGGAAGCTGATGACCTCTCCGGCACTGTACGTGAACGCATTTCTTGTTTGCTCCGGCGGCTTCCTGGCCCCTCTGGCAGGCGTGAATATCAGCAACTATATCTTTATCCGTAAGACTAAGCTGGATTTGAATGCCCTCTATGACCCCAACGGTGAATTTGCATTCAAGCGTCTATCCAAGTATAACAAGCCCTTTACCATGATTCTCTATGTAATCGCGGCGGTTCTGGTGGTTCTGGGACTGGTTTGCAACAAGGAGTATTTGGGTATGACGAGCGCGATGGGGTTGTCCATGAGGCTTTCTTATTTCGCTTTGGCAATCTTCTTCATCGTGTTTGCGACGCTGCTGATGAAGTGGAAGGACGGCGGTTTCAACCCGGTGGCATTCTTCACGATTGCGATCTCTGTTCTCTGCACGTTCATTGGTGTGTATGTTCCGGCTCTATCCGTGCTGTATAACGGCGCATGGTTTGTGGCAACAGCAGTTTCCATTCTGCTGTACTATTTCCTGATGAAGAAGCTGGACCCCGATTTCGCAAAGGCCAAAGAGAGCCTGGAAATCGATATGGATCGCTTTGAAATCGTGTAAGGGAGGGAAGGCATATGCGTGAAGTTACCCTGGGAATGATCCAGTTGGAGCCAAAGCTGGGCGATGTACCTTACAACCGCACGCATTCAATTGAGCTAATCCGCCATGCGGCTGCCAAGGGTGCACAGATAATTGTCCTTCCGGAGACCAGCCTGACCGGCTGGGATGCAATGGAGTACAGCCGTGAAGCCTGGTATGAGATGGCAGAGGATCTGGACGGAGAGTCTGTCACTCAATTCCGGATACTGGCCAAGGAACTTGGCGTCTATCTTGTTGTTGGCATGGCGCTGCGCACAAATCAGCCTCCAGTCATGGAAAATGCCATGGTGTTCATTGACGATGAGGGGAACCTTGGCGAGGTCTACGATAAAAACTATCTGTTTGGCCCGGAGAAGGAGTACTTTACCGCGCATGACAGATTCCCGGTGTATGACACTAGGTACGGCAAGGTGGGCCTTCTTTGCTGCTATGATGCGAATTTCCCGGAAACCTCCCGTCTTTTGACACTGAAGGGAGCGGAGCTGATTCTGCACTGTGCCAGCTGGAGGCGCGAGGATGAGGACGTATGGCATCTGATGCTGCCAGTCCGCGCTGCAGACAACGTTGTGTTTTTTGCCTCTGCCAACACTTTTGGCCAGGCGAAGCACCGTTATACGTTTGGCCGGAGCAAAGTCATCAATCCCCGCGGCATTGTGGTTGCAGAGGCAGGCATGGCGGCGGAAGAAGTATTGGTGTCCACCATCGACCTGGATCAGGTCTCTGCTTGGCGCAAGGAAATGCTGTATCTCGATGATCTGAACCCGGCCTTGTTTAAGCAATTGGATGAAGAAATGAAGGCATAAACGGCGCTCCCCCGTGCCGCCAGGCCTGCCAGCGGCACGGGGGAGACGGAGGGAAATGATGACTGTTTT
Above is a genomic segment from Pusillibacter faecalis containing:
- a CDS encoding cytosine permease → MKQKITKELLPSKLGEKTWTTWNYFALWIGMNVAVATYYVCESYMQLGLSVWQVVFCIAFGCLVLVFPMAANGHAGTKYGVPSPVYWRSACGYLGSSATAIIRAAVAVFYFGIHLYIGAQCVDVAIRVIFPGWSDIPYAFAISFVAYWLLTVLVLTRGAGMLKKLESFTAPFLIIWMVVLLVWGRVNAGSWGTLISEPATISGGELRNQMLVCITATIGWWATLVLNITDFTRYSKSQKAHIIGTAVGNPIGFSGLALVGALVTSCSVVIFGEAIWDPIVLTSKINNPLFVVGTLLFLGAAEITTNTAANAFAPCMDISTVSGGRLSFKQAVWIFGVAALLTQPWKLMTSPALYVNAFLVCSGGFLAPLAGVNISNYIFIRKTKLDLNALYDPNGEFAFKRLSKYNKPFTMILYVIAAVLVVLGLVCNKEYLGMTSAMGLSMRLSYFALAIFFIVFATLLMKWKDGGFNPVAFFTIAISVLCTFIGVYVPALSVLYNGAWFVATAVSILLYYFLMKKLDPDFAKAKESLEIDMDRFEIV
- a CDS encoding nitrilase-related carbon-nitrogen hydrolase, encoding MREVTLGMIQLEPKLGDVPYNRTHSIELIRHAAAKGAQIIVLPETSLTGWDAMEYSREAWYEMAEDLDGESVTQFRILAKELGVYLVVGMALRTNQPPVMENAMVFIDDEGNLGEVYDKNYLFGPEKEYFTAHDRFPVYDTRYGKVGLLCCYDANFPETSRLLTLKGAELILHCASWRREDEDVWHLMLPVRAADNVVFFASANTFGQAKHRYTFGRSKVINPRGIVVAEAGMAAEEVLVSTIDLDQVSAWRKEMLYLDDLNPALFKQLDEEMKA